A genomic window from Pirellulaceae bacterium includes:
- a CDS encoding O-antigen ligase family protein: protein MNTVRTRVLASVSQWRLRRRLPAKSRSTRLAPQRHLHQLFQAAFLRLNDAGLLAALFIAPLFMGGRHPLGKLVLTTIVWITAVSWFAAKSFDKTAKWSWSGAELIFLLAIVLIVLQLFPLPPNALQVMSPTQTELLPMWNASAASLGTWQTVSLSPERTRRGLCLLVAYSVLFMVTYQRLRSLTDIERLLKWIALAAISMAVLGLLQYLLGNGKFLWIYEHPSRNTLHTVKGPFANQNHYAHFLAIGMAPLIGWLTAAAQREKSQKFHFQTAVEQKRFSPHTPMFLSLGLVTVAFAGLQCFSRGGILIILLVACTCLVMLTTTRQINRKTLFYGIGLLSTISVAILIHGRQRLLARLGTITAGSLDQIDPSGARRRIWTAVADAVPDFAWWGSGVGSHQNIYPVYMTEWTEFGYTHAENGYLQVLLEAGIPGFLLVAALILLTGYWLVSSLRRSTSQQITTLSGVLLAIWIASIVHSFVDFVWYIPACMSCTVLCMAAAGRLFQLSQPAANDTSDISLCRFHSFACVIAIVFVACLSLPTLQRPAFAATAWESYLKISLTTDRDVETQAQINRREMDSFGHHDQESLTRMERYLIATLRHDPNDARAHLRLSTNYLRRFDRCQRLSENPMSLWSIREAAINSNFPSLAAQHEWLTVATGKHLTYLSLARNHALQAIRLSPLQGKAYLHLCDLAFLSGHNPMRNALISQALAVRPHDGDVLYMAGYDAIQAGDMQGGAKFLQQAFCRGPAIQAVIIESLALQVHPEAFITVFQPDHDGLERLFNYYRFADLLDEARIAGKHYSEQLGMLAGQYSGPEAARLWYRCQEVHSYLQQIPQAIDATRKALEADPGDYQLNFLLGSRLQQAGDYQQARQQFRWCARRKPNDPTVKIRLAQIDNQMR, encoded by the coding sequence ATGAACACAGTACGAACTCGGGTGCTTGCTTCCGTTTCTCAATGGCGACTCAGACGGCGACTGCCGGCTAAATCTCGATCCACGCGCCTTGCACCCCAACGCCACCTTCATCAACTCTTCCAGGCAGCGTTCCTGCGTCTTAACGATGCGGGTCTGTTGGCGGCACTCTTTATCGCCCCGTTATTCATGGGCGGCCGACATCCACTGGGAAAGCTCGTGCTGACCACAATCGTTTGGATAACCGCTGTCAGTTGGTTCGCCGCCAAAAGTTTTGATAAGACGGCCAAGTGGTCCTGGTCCGGCGCCGAACTTATCTTCCTTTTGGCGATAGTTTTAATTGTGCTCCAGTTGTTTCCTCTGCCACCCAACGCGCTTCAGGTGATGTCCCCCACACAAACCGAATTATTACCCATGTGGAACGCCAGCGCAGCAAGCCTGGGAACGTGGCAAACGGTCTCCCTCTCTCCCGAGCGAACACGACGCGGCCTCTGCCTTCTCGTTGCCTACAGTGTTCTCTTCATGGTCACCTATCAGCGTCTCCGTTCACTGACCGATATCGAACGTCTGCTGAAATGGATTGCGTTAGCCGCCATCTCAATGGCTGTTCTAGGACTTCTGCAGTACTTGCTGGGAAATGGAAAGTTCCTGTGGATCTATGAACATCCATCAAGAAACACTCTTCACACCGTCAAAGGCCCGTTTGCAAACCAAAACCACTACGCGCACTTCCTCGCAATTGGGATGGCACCTCTGATCGGTTGGCTGACGGCGGCCGCTCAACGTGAAAAGTCTCAGAAGTTTCATTTTCAGACAGCGGTGGAACAAAAGCGATTTTCACCGCACACGCCAATGTTCTTGAGTTTGGGGCTGGTCACCGTCGCCTTTGCGGGTCTGCAGTGTTTTTCGCGCGGAGGAATATTGATTATCCTCTTGGTGGCCTGCACTTGCCTGGTCATGCTAACAACCACGCGGCAGATCAACCGGAAAACATTGTTCTACGGTATCGGACTGCTCTCTACCATCAGTGTCGCGATCTTGATTCATGGTCGCCAACGTCTTCTTGCCCGACTAGGCACCATCACAGCCGGTTCGCTCGATCAGATCGACCCTTCCGGCGCTCGCCGTCGCATTTGGACTGCCGTTGCTGATGCGGTTCCTGACTTCGCTTGGTGGGGTTCGGGGGTTGGGAGCCACCAAAATATTTACCCCGTCTACATGACCGAATGGACCGAATTCGGTTACACGCACGCTGAAAATGGTTACCTGCAAGTTCTGCTGGAAGCCGGCATACCAGGCTTCTTGCTCGTCGCCGCACTGATCCTGTTAACCGGCTATTGGTTGGTCAGCTCTTTACGACGGTCGACATCTCAACAGATAACCACGCTCAGCGGCGTCCTTTTGGCAATTTGGATCGCGAGCATTGTTCACTCGTTTGTCGATTTTGTTTGGTACATCCCAGCATGCATGTCTTGTACGGTACTATGCATGGCTGCGGCCGGTCGTTTGTTCCAACTTAGCCAACCGGCTGCAAATGATACGTCCGATATTTCGCTTTGCCGTTTCCATTCGTTCGCTTGCGTCATCGCCATTGTTTTTGTGGCATGTCTCAGTCTACCGACGCTTCAACGACCTGCCTTCGCAGCAACGGCATGGGAAAGTTATCTTAAAATATCACTGACGACCGACCGCGACGTTGAAACACAAGCACAAATCAATCGTCGGGAAATGGACTCGTTCGGCCATCACGATCAGGAGTCGCTGACCCGGATGGAGCGTTATTTAATAGCAACCCTTCGGCATGACCCCAATGACGCTCGCGCCCACCTTCGTCTGTCGACCAACTACCTGCGACGTTTTGATCGTTGCCAACGGCTCAGCGAAAATCCCATGAGTCTTTGGAGTATTCGTGAGGCTGCCATCAATTCTAATTTTCCCTCGCTTGCAGCACAGCACGAATGGCTAACTGTTGCAACGGGCAAGCACCTTACTTATTTGAGTTTGGCGAGGAATCACGCCTTGCAAGCAATCCGACTTTCGCCCCTGCAGGGCAAAGCCTATCTGCATTTGTGCGACTTGGCTTTTCTTTCAGGACACAACCCAATGCGAAACGCATTAATCAGCCAGGCACTTGCAGTTCGACCACACGACGGCGATGTGCTTTACATGGCTGGATATGACGCCATTCAAGCGGGTGACATGCAAGGGGGCGCAAAGTTTCTCCAACAGGCATTTTGTCGAGGTCCCGCCATTCAGGCCGTGATCATCGAATCGTTAGCACTCCAGGTCCATCCGGAAGCATTTATTACCGTTTTTCAACCGGACCACGATGGTCTGGAAAGGCTGTTTAATTATTACCGTTTCGCGGACCTGTTGGACGAAGCACGAATTGCCGGCAAGCATTATTCCGAGCAACTCGGCATGCTTGCCGGTCAGTATTCCGGTCCGGAAGCTGCTCGCCTCTGGTATCGTTGCCAGGAAGTACACAGTTATCTACAACAGATCCCCCAAGCCATTGATGCTACACGAAAAGCGTTAGAGGCCGACCCTGGTGACTATCAATTGAACTTTCTTTTGGGTTCCCGACTCCAACAGGCGGGCGATTACCAGCAGGCACGTCAGCAGTTTCGTTGGTGCGCACGAAGAAAACCCAACGACCCTACGGTCAAGATACGATTGGCGCAAATCGACAATCAAATGCGCTAG
- a CDS encoding polysaccharide biosynthesis tyrosine autokinase, translated as MNERKQVLPHNSNSQTHLVHAAMRLLRTIRHRKMNVIVSLLAACLLGGLYYATASRRHAASMSLMLMYQGNEDALPGTDSYRRGMLPTYERLLYSSVVLDRAAEQIALLSPTDQADVYDLPREKWVETLRANLAANAIRSTNFIEVRYLSRDNQAAVSVLNAIVQSYLDFIDDNQRDVATEIVTILDKGRSDVAKQLAAKEQLLLRAKREIGDLGFRDGSTITHPLVHNVVKINEALLEVKKDRMRLEASVIAIQEAIDQGRDLRQFMLSMEDAGGRDLVLSMLGLSAKDEEVVKNLQRELNKDRARLMAIRDFYGSAHPDLVELQTIVGQNEEYLARYSADKARKLDAMQNRNLGAMLLSSAKGKLSTAIAHEKNLESEFSIAQHQAVEVNGRVARVAIIEHDLKMLRELHDTLRNRIANLDIRQDQAEVRVAVVSEPKAKDSPVSPRLLTVCSTVLIGGLGFGIGLAYVLDVLDDRFRSADELRDQLDVSILAIVRQLPMSDATGLESLQVHTAPNAVESESFRTLRSTLAFSDQGGECVAISSSEPGDGKTTVLSNLGVASAQAGKRTLLIDGDMRRPGLTRLFSFRGKGGLSDVLRLSEDVNDLSQRHIQQTSLDGLHILPAGTLPADPSGLLGTSRFSEFVSWACDHYDQVLIDTPPILAASDASIVTRLTNGLVLVVHPSKNHRRLVHRAVDEIRSANLNILGVVINRISSATDTDYGYTYGYGQGYGHGYHDNLTETKDASEPHAPTVRTWTENNRAA; from the coding sequence ATGAACGAACGAAAACAAGTCCTACCGCATAACTCCAATTCACAGACTCATCTTGTGCATGCGGCGATGCGATTGTTGCGAACAATTCGTCATCGCAAGATGAACGTGATTGTCTCACTGCTTGCCGCCTGTCTCCTGGGAGGTTTGTATTACGCGACTGCGTCAAGAAGGCATGCGGCCAGCATGTCTTTGATGTTGATGTACCAGGGAAACGAAGATGCATTACCTGGGACAGACAGCTATCGCCGTGGCATGCTGCCCACCTACGAGCGCTTACTTTACAGCAGTGTGGTACTAGATCGTGCAGCCGAACAGATCGCGTTACTTTCCCCGACGGACCAGGCTGACGTTTACGATTTACCGCGTGAGAAATGGGTCGAAACACTTCGAGCGAACCTCGCTGCGAATGCAATCCGATCAACCAACTTCATTGAAGTCCGGTATTTGTCACGTGACAACCAAGCTGCAGTAAGCGTCCTGAACGCGATCGTGCAATCTTATCTGGACTTTATTGATGACAATCAACGAGATGTGGCAACCGAGATTGTAACGATCCTGGATAAAGGTCGATCAGATGTCGCAAAACAGTTAGCGGCAAAAGAGCAACTGTTACTGAGAGCCAAACGCGAGATTGGTGACCTTGGTTTTCGTGATGGTTCAACGATCACTCATCCGCTCGTCCATAACGTAGTGAAGATAAATGAAGCCTTATTAGAAGTCAAAAAAGACCGAATGCGGTTGGAAGCTTCAGTGATCGCCATTCAAGAAGCGATTGACCAGGGCCGAGATCTACGACAGTTCATGCTATCCATGGAAGACGCAGGAGGTCGCGACTTAGTTTTAAGTATGTTGGGCTTGAGCGCGAAAGATGAGGAAGTCGTCAAGAATTTGCAGCGAGAATTGAACAAAGACCGCGCCCGCTTAATGGCAATACGCGACTTCTACGGCAGCGCGCACCCGGACCTGGTGGAACTTCAAACCATCGTTGGACAAAACGAGGAATATTTGGCGCGGTACAGTGCTGATAAAGCGAGAAAGTTGGACGCGATGCAAAATCGCAATTTAGGTGCGATGTTGCTTTCAAGTGCCAAAGGCAAACTTTCGACCGCAATCGCCCACGAGAAGAACTTGGAATCTGAATTCTCAATTGCGCAACATCAGGCTGTCGAAGTTAATGGCCGTGTGGCCCGCGTCGCAATCATTGAACACGATTTAAAAATGCTACGAGAGTTACACGATACGCTGCGAAATCGAATAGCCAATTTAGACATCCGTCAGGATCAAGCCGAAGTTCGCGTAGCAGTGGTGAGTGAACCCAAGGCAAAAGACAGTCCTGTTTCTCCTCGCTTACTCACCGTCTGCTCCACCGTCTTGATCGGTGGTCTTGGATTCGGCATCGGCTTGGCTTATGTACTCGACGTTTTGGATGATCGCTTCCGGTCAGCCGATGAACTTCGAGACCAACTTGATGTCTCCATTCTGGCAATTGTCAGACAGTTACCGATGTCCGACGCGACAGGACTAGAATCGTTACAGGTGCACACTGCACCGAACGCGGTCGAGAGCGAATCGTTCCGCACCCTACGGTCGACGCTCGCATTCTCGGACCAGGGCGGTGAGTGCGTCGCAATCAGTAGTTCGGAACCAGGTGATGGAAAAACCACCGTCCTCTCCAACTTGGGTGTCGCTTCCGCACAGGCGGGTAAACGGACATTGTTGATCGACGGTGACATGCGCCGTCCGGGACTCACACGACTGTTTAGTTTCCGTGGCAAGGGAGGACTGTCGGATGTACTGCGATTGAGCGAAGACGTTAACGATCTCAGTCAGCGGCATATTCAACAAACATCACTCGACGGGCTTCATATCTTACCCGCGGGTACTTTACCAGCCGATCCAAGCGGCCTACTAGGAACCTCCCGGTTTTCGGAATTCGTATCCTGGGCCTGTGATCATTACGACCAAGTGCTTATTGATACACCGCCCATTCTGGCCGCCAGCGACGCCTCGATTGTGACACGTTTGACGAACGGGCTTGTGCTTGTCGTTCATCCGTCTAAGAACCATCGTCGACTCGTACACAGGGCCGTCGACGAAATCCGTTCCGCCAACTTGAACATCCTTGGTGTGGTGATTAATCGGATCTCGAGTGCAACCGATACTGACTACGGATACACCTATGGGTACGGCCAGGGCTATGGGCATGGATATCACGATAATTTAACGGAGACGAAAGACGCCTCCGAACCGCACGCCCCAACCGTACGGACTTGGACCGAAAACAACCGAGCTGCGTGA
- the larE gene encoding ATP-dependent sacrificial sulfur transferase LarE, whose protein sequence is MANAAAKLTSKKLRRTGQVALGVGISVVYYHLILSFTNLLLLFAGVLFNLPSLLAITVWAQGILLLSSPIGMLICAFAPVPVSRRLVVLALVAQIVAVVFHLEPIEDPRLGVLASLVVQNLAGLLGLGSYMLFVEYLGLVGAKNLGVASSIQQIRNRTIFSVFFPIAINLGLVVVALLSVAFGGIFFVVVMSILVLIYLGVWLLWLKEYLELLSYLKRNCWAEKELARNRLTRKRVLGRFAGPVWEEPFCGNRSLLGLSPVDGMRGTMLIDGSVGSSIVSRQSLAYNLSMTNLDDKRDRLLKQLRSYGSCAVAFSAGVDSTVVAKAACLALGDQAVAATAQSPSLAQGELDEAKRLADLIGIRHLVIKTQEMANPSYQANDFDRCYHCKTELYFQLEGMADRLGVKVIANGANLDDKVDHRPGMRAAREHQVRSPLMDVGLTKTDVRELAAEWQLPVWNKPAMPCLSSRIAYGEEVTSERLRMIDDAERWLRGKGFSELRVRYHRGDLARIEVPAGQLSRLCESPLHTELVVEFQRLGFRFVTIDLQGFQSGSMNVLVPLERVEIS, encoded by the coding sequence GTGGCGAACGCTGCGGCAAAACTGACGAGTAAAAAGCTGAGACGTACCGGGCAGGTGGCGCTTGGTGTCGGTATTTCAGTAGTTTACTACCATTTGATACTCTCCTTCACGAATCTGCTTCTCCTCTTTGCAGGAGTACTATTCAATCTGCCATCGTTGCTCGCGATTACTGTTTGGGCTCAGGGTATTCTGTTGCTGTCGTCACCGATCGGGATGCTTATCTGTGCGTTCGCTCCAGTTCCGGTCAGTAGAAGGCTGGTGGTTCTTGCGCTGGTCGCGCAGATCGTTGCCGTAGTTTTCCACTTGGAGCCGATCGAGGATCCTAGGCTTGGAGTACTCGCCTCCCTGGTTGTGCAGAATCTGGCAGGTTTGCTCGGGCTTGGTAGTTACATGCTGTTTGTCGAATATCTGGGGCTGGTAGGGGCAAAAAATTTAGGTGTAGCATCTTCAATTCAGCAGATACGAAATCGAACCATTTTTTCAGTCTTTTTCCCGATTGCAATCAATCTCGGGCTGGTTGTCGTCGCACTCCTCTCGGTGGCGTTTGGGGGGATATTTTTTGTTGTCGTGATGTCAATTCTAGTTTTGATTTATTTGGGTGTTTGGCTGTTGTGGCTGAAGGAGTATTTGGAGTTGCTAAGCTATCTCAAACGCAATTGTTGGGCTGAGAAAGAATTGGCTCGCAACAGACTGACTCGAAAACGTGTGCTGGGGCGATTCGCGGGCCCCGTTTGGGAGGAACCGTTTTGCGGAAACCGTTCGTTACTCGGCTTATCTCCGGTGGATGGCATGCGAGGCACGATGTTGATTGACGGTTCTGTTGGTTCTAGCATCGTCTCCCGGCAATCTCTGGCGTATAATCTCAGCATGACGAATCTCGATGACAAACGCGATCGTTTACTGAAGCAACTGCGATCCTATGGTAGTTGTGCCGTGGCTTTTTCTGCCGGTGTCGATAGTACGGTGGTGGCCAAGGCGGCTTGTCTGGCATTGGGCGATCAGGCGGTTGCGGCAACAGCTCAAAGTCCGAGTTTAGCCCAAGGAGAGCTCGATGAGGCCAAGCGTTTGGCTGACTTGATTGGCATTCGGCATTTGGTAATCAAGACCCAAGAAATGGCAAATCCAAGTTATCAAGCCAATGATTTTGACCGCTGTTATCACTGCAAGACCGAACTGTATTTTCAACTGGAAGGAATGGCCGATCGGCTTGGGGTCAAGGTGATCGCGAACGGTGCGAATCTCGATGATAAGGTGGACCACCGTCCTGGTATGCGAGCAGCACGCGAGCATCAGGTGCGAAGTCCGTTGATGGACGTCGGACTGACCAAGACGGACGTCCGCGAGCTGGCCGCTGAATGGCAGCTACCGGTCTGGAACAAGCCCGCGATGCCTTGTCTGTCCAGTCGAATTGCTTATGGCGAGGAAGTTACTAGCGAACGATTACGAATGATCGATGATGCCGAACGATGGCTTCGCGGCAAAGGTTTTTCCGAACTGCGAGTGCGCTATCATCGCGGTGATCTGGCTCGCATCGAAGTGCCTGCTGGTCAGTTATCGCGTCTATGCGAGTCACCTCTCCATACCGAGTTGGTGGTCGAGTTTCAACGTTTGGGATTTCGGTTCGTAACGATCGATCTTCAGGGTTTTCAATCAGGAAGCATGAATGTGCTTGTTCCGCTTGAACGCGTGGAAATATCTTAA